The Mycobacteriales bacterium DNA window GCGGAGCGTCGTCGCGCCCTGGTACCTGATGGCCTCGGTCGGGCTTGGCTTCGCCGCGACCCTCGGGAGCACGGTGCTGATCTTCCAGCACGTCGGCGGCCAACCCGGGCTCATCTTCCTGCTGCCGATCATCATGTATCTGTTCGTCGTCGCACTCGGCACGGACTACAACATCCTCATGATCGCCCGGCTCCGCGAAGAGGCCCGCGAAGGGCGCAGTCCGCGCGACGCGGCGGCGATGGCCGTGCGGCACGCCGGACCGACCGTCGCCGCCGCCGGCCTCATCCTCGCCGGCACCTTCGCCTCCCTGTTGCTCGCCGGCAGCTCCACCCTCACCCAGATGGGCTTCGCCATCTCGTTCGGCATCGCCGTCGCCGCCTTCGTCATGGCCCTGTTCTTCACCCCCGCCCTCACCGCGCTGATCGGCCACGCCGCCTGGTGGCCCGGTCACGCCGACGCGGCCCGCCAGAGTCCGACCGTCGCCGACGGTGACGACGTGCTCGTGGCCGCGCCGGAGGGCCGCCCGCACACCTGACCGCACGCCGCCGGAGGAGGCCGGGACGAGCACGGAAAGCCTGTGTGCGACGCTGGTTCCGGCCGCGGTCACGGCCGGGAAGGCGGATAGGTGATGCCGGGAATGGGCGACCCTCTTCCGCCGCTGACCTGGGCCGCCGGCTTCACCGAGTGGACCTTCGTACCGATCGCCACGGCGGCGGTCCTGGTGCTCGCGGTCCTCTACGGGTGGGGGGTGCAGCGGTCGGTCCGCCGGCCCGGCCGGAACTGGCCATGGTTGCGGACACTGTCCTTCGCCGCCGGCCTGTTCGTCATCGTCGTCGCGACCCAGAGCAGCATCGGGGTCTACGAGCACGACCTGTTCTGGATACACATGGTCCAGCACCTGCTGCTGATCATGGTCGCCCCCGCATTCCTGGTCGCCGGCCGGCCGCTGATCCTCACACTGCATACGGCGAGCCCGCCGGTGCACCGGCGGGTGAAGCGGATCCTGCGCTCCCGGCCGGTCTCGGTGCTCACCAACCCGGCGTTGTGCGTCGTCCTCTACACCGCCGTGGTCGTCTTGACCCACCTGACCCACATCATGGTCACCATCATGGCCAGCCCGCTGGCCCACGGCGTCGAAGAGCTGGTCTTCCTCATGGTCGGCTACCTGTACTTTCTGCCGATCTTCGGAGACGAGCCGATCCGGTGGCGACTCTCCTATCCGATGAAGATCATCATGCTGGTCGCGGCGATGCCGGTCGACACGTTCACCGGCCTGACCCTCATCCAGACCAACCCGCCGCTGTTCGGGATGAGCATGACCGCAACGGACATCCACAACGGCGGTGCGGTGATGTGGATCGCCGGCGACTTCATCATGTTCGCGGCGATGCTGCTCGTCTTCGCCGTGTGGGCGTCCCGGGACAGCGGCCGGGTCGCCCGGCGCGGCTGGCTGGAGCAGGTCCGGACCGCGACCTTCGAGGAGCGGTTCGCCGGTCGCGGCGCGGCCCGGTCGGCCTCCGGCGGCCCATCGCGCACCGATCTCGACAACGACGACGAGCAGCTCGCGGCCTACAACGACTGGCTGGCCGACCTCGATCGCGGCGGGTCGCGATCGTCGCCGGGCAGCTGACGTCGCGCGGCCGGCGGCCGTCCGGTCAGGCGAGCCCGACCACGACGGCAATGCCGTAGAGCGCGGACTGCAGTTCGATCGAGGCCTGTGCGCCCTGTTCGGTCACGGCCCGGAACGCCTCGGCGGCGAGCTTGCGGCCCGCCTCGGCAGGACCGACGAGCGCGGTCTGCAGCGGAACCCCGCGGACGACGTGCCGGACCTGCACCCGCACGCCGCTCCGGTCGGAGGCGACGAACGCCCAGTCGCCGACGCTCAGCGTGGCCGGCGTACCGGACCGGAACATCCGGCCCGCCGTCGCCGGCCGGTAGTCCAGCCCCGACACCTCGCCGAGGCTGCCCAGGACGGTCTGGGCTCCGCCCGGCTGGGAGAACGCCGCGGTGAGTACTCCGACCGCATCATCGACCGACAGCTCCTGCCCACCGGGTCCGGTCACGCCATGATTGCAACACACCCGGCGGCTCCGGGTAGTCATGGGCGCCGCAGCGACCTGTGTCACAGGATCCCGGTGCGCTCCATGTCGTGGTGGAAGGTCGGCCAGTCGGCGTGGACGTAGGGCTGGTTCAACGTCCAGGCGAAGACCTCCCCGAAGGTGAAGTCACCCGCGGCGACGAAGACCTTGGCCTTGCCGTCGATGTTCGCGTAGGTCGGAGCGCACATGTAGGGCAGGCTGCGGACCTTGCGGTCGGTCCACCAGAGCATCCCCGAGAAGGCCAGGGCGCCGTTGTTGTCGAAGACGTACATGTGCTGCTCTCCGCCGACCAGCACCTCTTGCCGCCCACCGGACAGGCCGGTGAAGTTCGCGATGCTCGCGCTGCCGTGGATCCGGGGACCCGTTGCACTGCAGTTGGTCATCGTGTTGGAGATGCACTTCTTGTAGCGGATGTGTCCGTCGGCGTTGATGACGTAGAGGTAGCCGTTGTCATCGGTGACGGCGACCTCCTTGTTGCCGTTGTGGTCCAGATCGCCGATGGCCGGAGAGCCCGTCGGACGCCCGGCCACCTTGACCGGCCAGCCCGGGAGGAACTTCCCGGTCCGGTCGTAGGCCAGGATCTCGTGGCCGCCAT harbors:
- a CDS encoding cytochrome c oxidase assembly protein produces the protein MGDPLPPLTWAAGFTEWTFVPIATAAVLVLAVLYGWGVQRSVRRPGRNWPWLRTLSFAAGLFVIVVATQSSIGVYEHDLFWIHMVQHLLLIMVAPAFLVAGRPLILTLHTASPPVHRRVKRILRSRPVSVLTNPALCVVLYTAVVVLTHLTHIMVTIMASPLAHGVEELVFLMVGYLYFLPIFGDEPIRWRLSYPMKIIMLVAAMPVDTFTGLTLIQTNPPLFGMSMTATDIHNGGAVMWIAGDFIMFAAMLLVFAVWASRDSGRVARRGWLEQVRTATFEERFAGRGAARSASGGPSRTDLDNDDEQLAAYNDWLADLDRGGSRSSPGS
- a CDS encoding DUF5073 family protein — its product is MTGPGGQELSVDDAVGVLTAAFSQPGGAQTVLGSLGEVSGLDYRPATAGRMFRSGTPATLSVGDWAFVASDRSGVRVQVRHVVRGVPLQTALVGPAEAGRKLAAEAFRAVTEQGAQASIELQSALYGIAVVVGLA